The proteins below come from a single Ictidomys tridecemlineatus isolate mIctTri1 chromosome 8, mIctTri1.hap1, whole genome shotgun sequence genomic window:
- the LOC120888999 gene encoding MHC class I polypeptide-related sequence B-like isoform X3, whose translation MADPTRLGALLLLVGTALCAPLGSAVGTHSLHYNLTVRSQGGSVQSRSFANGYWDHQLFLHFDSDKKENVKPQGPWSEKPLGSESWDTEIQELAEHSKNLKATLADINAWQEQKGGSHFLQETWGCKIHKDNRTRAFWNFYYDGKPFLSYHPETRSWTVEPSSAQNLAMEVKNSWDADGMQSKDYWAHVQGELCGRLRTYLVFWKDSSYSPGASAQRTLLSPAVNVTCAEALEDTINVTCWAFGFYPENISVTWLQDGEPLSQDAQQTGGIFSYENGTYQTWVSTRIPQGQEQGFSCHVGHSGNNSTGLVSCDPSKGVSPVGDLDCDHDNAKEQKMGLQFTLQNLRKTLVFFGKKTSEDCEDCGLQKSLLGMEEGSPGKPQEKEALGEELGSQQ comes from the exons ATGGCAGACCCTACTAGACTGGGCGCTCTGCTGCTCCTGGTCGGCACTGCTCTTTGTGCACCTCTGGGTTCCGCGGTTG GGACCCACAGTCTTCACTATAACCTCACAGTGAGGTCCCAAGGTGGATCAGTGCAATCAAGGTCCTTTGCCAATGGTTATTGGGACCATCAGCTCTTCCTTCACTTTGAtagtgacaaaaaagaaaatgtaaagccCCAGGGGCCATGGTCAGAAAAACCTTTGGGAAGTGAAAGCTGGGACACAGAGATCCAGGAGTTGGCAGAGCACAGCAAGAATCTAAAAGCAACCCTGGCAGATATCAATGCCTGGCAAGAACAGAAAGGAG ggtcTCATTTCCTCCAGGAGACTTGGGGCTGCAAGATTCACAAGGACAACCGCACCAGGGCCTTTTGGAATTTCTACTACGATGGGAAGCCCTTCCTCTCCTATCATCCAGAGACACGCAGCTGGACAGTGGAGCCATCCTCAGCTCAGAACTTGGCTATGGAAGTCAAGAATTCCTGGGATGCAGATGGCATGCAAAGCAAGGATTACTGGGCCCACGTGCAGGGAGAGCTTTGTGGAAGACTCAGGACATACCTAGTCTTCTGGAAGGACTCCTCCTACTCCCCTGGAGCCTCTGCCCAGAGGACCTTGT TGTCCCCAGCAGTGAATGTGACCTGTGCTGAGGCCCTGGAGGACACCATCAATGTGACATGTTGGGCTTTTGGCTTCTATCCCGAGAATATCTCTGTGACCTGGCTTCAGGATGGGGAACCCCTGAGCCAGGATGCCCAGCAGACTGGTggtatcttttcctatgagaatGGGACCTACCAGACCTGGGTGTCTACCAGGATTCCCCAAGGACAGGAGCAGGGGTTCAGCTGCCATGTGGGACACAGTGGGAACAACAGCACTGGCCTTGTGTCCTGTG ATCCCTCTAAAGGAGTGTCCCCTGTGGGAGATCTGGATTGTGACCATGACAATGCAAAGGAACAGAAGATGGGCCTACAGTTCACACTGCAGAATCTCAGGAAAACCCTAGTTTTCTTTGGGAAGAAGACTTCTGAGGACTGTGAGGATTGTGGCCTGCAGAAGTCCCTGCTAGGAATGGAGGAAGGGAGTCCAGGGAAGCCTCAGGAAAAAGAAGCCCTTGGGGAAGAGCTGGGTTCTCAGCAGTAG
- the LOC120888999 gene encoding MHC class I polypeptide-related sequence B-like isoform X2 yields MADPTRLGALLLLVGTALCAPLGSAVGTHSLHYNLTVRSQGGSVQSRSFANGYWDHQLFLHFDSDKKENVKPQGPWSEKPLGSESWDTEIQELAEHSKNLKATLADINAWQEQKGGSHFLQETWGCKIHKDNRTRAFWNFYYDGKPFLSYHPETRSWTVEPSSAQNLAMEVKNSWDADGMQSKDYWAHVQGELCGRLRTYLVFWKDSSYSPGASAQRTLLSPAVNVTCAEALEDTINVTCWAFGFYPENISVTWLQDGEPLSQDAQQTGGIFSYENGTYQTWVSTRIPQGQEQGFSCHVGHSGNNSTGLVSCGKPGNPRSGSQPDPSKGVSPVGDLDCDHDNAKEQKMGLQFTLQNLRKTLVFFGKKTSEDCEDCGLQKSLLGMEEGSPGKPQEKEALGEELGSQQ; encoded by the exons ATGGCAGACCCTACTAGACTGGGCGCTCTGCTGCTCCTGGTCGGCACTGCTCTTTGTGCACCTCTGGGTTCCGCGGTTG GGACCCACAGTCTTCACTATAACCTCACAGTGAGGTCCCAAGGTGGATCAGTGCAATCAAGGTCCTTTGCCAATGGTTATTGGGACCATCAGCTCTTCCTTCACTTTGAtagtgacaaaaaagaaaatgtaaagccCCAGGGGCCATGGTCAGAAAAACCTTTGGGAAGTGAAAGCTGGGACACAGAGATCCAGGAGTTGGCAGAGCACAGCAAGAATCTAAAAGCAACCCTGGCAGATATCAATGCCTGGCAAGAACAGAAAGGAG ggtcTCATTTCCTCCAGGAGACTTGGGGCTGCAAGATTCACAAGGACAACCGCACCAGGGCCTTTTGGAATTTCTACTACGATGGGAAGCCCTTCCTCTCCTATCATCCAGAGACACGCAGCTGGACAGTGGAGCCATCCTCAGCTCAGAACTTGGCTATGGAAGTCAAGAATTCCTGGGATGCAGATGGCATGCAAAGCAAGGATTACTGGGCCCACGTGCAGGGAGAGCTTTGTGGAAGACTCAGGACATACCTAGTCTTCTGGAAGGACTCCTCCTACTCCCCTGGAGCCTCTGCCCAGAGGACCTTGT TGTCCCCAGCAGTGAATGTGACCTGTGCTGAGGCCCTGGAGGACACCATCAATGTGACATGTTGGGCTTTTGGCTTCTATCCCGAGAATATCTCTGTGACCTGGCTTCAGGATGGGGAACCCCTGAGCCAGGATGCCCAGCAGACTGGTggtatcttttcctatgagaatGGGACCTACCAGACCTGGGTGTCTACCAGGATTCCCCAAGGACAGGAGCAGGGGTTCAGCTGCCATGTGGGACACAGTGGGAACAACAGCACTGGCCTTGTGTCCTGTGGTAAGCCTGGGAATCCCAGAAGTGGTTCCCAACCAG ATCCCTCTAAAGGAGTGTCCCCTGTGGGAGATCTGGATTGTGACCATGACAATGCAAAGGAACAGAAGATGGGCCTACAGTTCACACTGCAGAATCTCAGGAAAACCCTAGTTTTCTTTGGGAAGAAGACTTCTGAGGACTGTGAGGATTGTGGCCTGCAGAAGTCCCTGCTAGGAATGGAGGAAGGGAGTCCAGGGAAGCCTCAGGAAAAAGAAGCCCTTGGGGAAGAGCTGGGTTCTCAGCAGTAG
- the LOC120888999 gene encoding MHC class I polypeptide-related sequence B-like isoform X1, whose translation MADPTRLGALLLLVGTALCAPLGSAVGTHSLHYNLTVRSQGGSVQSRSFANGYWDHQLFLHFDSDKKENVKPQGPWSEKPLGSESWDTEIQELAEHSKNLKATLADINAWQEQKGGSHFLQETWGCKIHKDNRTRAFWNFYYDGKPFLSYHPETRSWTVEPSSAQNLAMEVKNSWDADGMQSKDYWAHVQGELCGRLRTYLVFWKDSSYSPGASAQRTLLSPAVNVTCAEALEDTINVTCWAFGFYPENISVTWLQDGEPLSQDAQQTGGIFSYENGTYQTWVSTRIPQGQEQGFSCHVGHSGNNSTGLVSCGKPGNPRSGSQPGTALLLPNQWVAFLGVAAAVVAMIMIIVCVCSCKKRKTKCTSEGSDPSKGVSPVGDLDCDHDNAKEQKMGLQFTLQNLRKTLVFFGKKTSEDCEDCGLQKSLLGMEEGSPGKPQEKEALGEELGSQQ comes from the exons ATGGCAGACCCTACTAGACTGGGCGCTCTGCTGCTCCTGGTCGGCACTGCTCTTTGTGCACCTCTGGGTTCCGCGGTTG GGACCCACAGTCTTCACTATAACCTCACAGTGAGGTCCCAAGGTGGATCAGTGCAATCAAGGTCCTTTGCCAATGGTTATTGGGACCATCAGCTCTTCCTTCACTTTGAtagtgacaaaaaagaaaatgtaaagccCCAGGGGCCATGGTCAGAAAAACCTTTGGGAAGTGAAAGCTGGGACACAGAGATCCAGGAGTTGGCAGAGCACAGCAAGAATCTAAAAGCAACCCTGGCAGATATCAATGCCTGGCAAGAACAGAAAGGAG ggtcTCATTTCCTCCAGGAGACTTGGGGCTGCAAGATTCACAAGGACAACCGCACCAGGGCCTTTTGGAATTTCTACTACGATGGGAAGCCCTTCCTCTCCTATCATCCAGAGACACGCAGCTGGACAGTGGAGCCATCCTCAGCTCAGAACTTGGCTATGGAAGTCAAGAATTCCTGGGATGCAGATGGCATGCAAAGCAAGGATTACTGGGCCCACGTGCAGGGAGAGCTTTGTGGAAGACTCAGGACATACCTAGTCTTCTGGAAGGACTCCTCCTACTCCCCTGGAGCCTCTGCCCAGAGGACCTTGT TGTCCCCAGCAGTGAATGTGACCTGTGCTGAGGCCCTGGAGGACACCATCAATGTGACATGTTGGGCTTTTGGCTTCTATCCCGAGAATATCTCTGTGACCTGGCTTCAGGATGGGGAACCCCTGAGCCAGGATGCCCAGCAGACTGGTggtatcttttcctatgagaatGGGACCTACCAGACCTGGGTGTCTACCAGGATTCCCCAAGGACAGGAGCAGGGGTTCAGCTGCCATGTGGGACACAGTGGGAACAACAGCACTGGCCTTGTGTCCTGTGGTAAGCCTGGGAATCCCAGAAGTGGTTCCCAACCAG GGACTGCACTGCTGCTTCCGAACCAATGGGTTGCCTTCCTGGGTgtggctgctgctgttgttgctaTGATTATGATTATTGTTTGTGTCTGCTCCTGcaagaaaaggaagacaaaatgtaCCTCAGAAGGTTCAG ATCCCTCTAAAGGAGTGTCCCCTGTGGGAGATCTGGATTGTGACCATGACAATGCAAAGGAACAGAAGATGGGCCTACAGTTCACACTGCAGAATCTCAGGAAAACCCTAGTTTTCTTTGGGAAGAAGACTTCTGAGGACTGTGAGGATTGTGGCCTGCAGAAGTCCCTGCTAGGAATGGAGGAAGGGAGTCCAGGGAAGCCTCAGGAAAAAGAAGCCCTTGGGGAAGAGCTGGGTTCTCAGCAGTAG
- the LOC120888999 gene encoding MHC class I polypeptide-related sequence B-like isoform X4, with translation MADPTRLGALLLLVGTALCAPLGSAVGTHSLHYNLTVRSQGGSVQSRSFANGYWDHQLFLHFDSDKKENVKPQGPWSEKPLGSESWDTEIQELAEHSKNLKATLADINAWQEQKGVSPAVNVTCAEALEDTINVTCWAFGFYPENISVTWLQDGEPLSQDAQQTGGIFSYENGTYQTWVSTRIPQGQEQGFSCHVGHSGNNSTGLVSCGKPGNPRSGSQPGTALLLPNQWVAFLGVAAAVVAMIMIIVCVCSCKKRKTKCTSEGSDPSKGVSPVGDLDCDHDNAKEQKMGLQFTLQNLRKTLVFFGKKTSEDCEDCGLQKSLLGMEEGSPGKPQEKEALGEELGSQQ, from the exons ATGGCAGACCCTACTAGACTGGGCGCTCTGCTGCTCCTGGTCGGCACTGCTCTTTGTGCACCTCTGGGTTCCGCGGTTG GGACCCACAGTCTTCACTATAACCTCACAGTGAGGTCCCAAGGTGGATCAGTGCAATCAAGGTCCTTTGCCAATGGTTATTGGGACCATCAGCTCTTCCTTCACTTTGAtagtgacaaaaaagaaaatgtaaagccCCAGGGGCCATGGTCAGAAAAACCTTTGGGAAGTGAAAGCTGGGACACAGAGATCCAGGAGTTGGCAGAGCACAGCAAGAATCTAAAAGCAACCCTGGCAGATATCAATGCCTGGCAAGAACAGAAAGGAG TGTCCCCAGCAGTGAATGTGACCTGTGCTGAGGCCCTGGAGGACACCATCAATGTGACATGTTGGGCTTTTGGCTTCTATCCCGAGAATATCTCTGTGACCTGGCTTCAGGATGGGGAACCCCTGAGCCAGGATGCCCAGCAGACTGGTggtatcttttcctatgagaatGGGACCTACCAGACCTGGGTGTCTACCAGGATTCCCCAAGGACAGGAGCAGGGGTTCAGCTGCCATGTGGGACACAGTGGGAACAACAGCACTGGCCTTGTGTCCTGTGGTAAGCCTGGGAATCCCAGAAGTGGTTCCCAACCAG GGACTGCACTGCTGCTTCCGAACCAATGGGTTGCCTTCCTGGGTgtggctgctgctgttgttgctaTGATTATGATTATTGTTTGTGTCTGCTCCTGcaagaaaaggaagacaaaatgtaCCTCAGAAGGTTCAG ATCCCTCTAAAGGAGTGTCCCCTGTGGGAGATCTGGATTGTGACCATGACAATGCAAAGGAACAGAAGATGGGCCTACAGTTCACACTGCAGAATCTCAGGAAAACCCTAGTTTTCTTTGGGAAGAAGACTTCTGAGGACTGTGAGGATTGTGGCCTGCAGAAGTCCCTGCTAGGAATGGAGGAAGGGAGTCCAGGGAAGCCTCAGGAAAAAGAAGCCCTTGGGGAAGAGCTGGGTTCTCAGCAGTAG